From the genome of Erinaceus europaeus chromosome 1, mEriEur2.1, whole genome shotgun sequence:
gtcctctctcaatttctctctgtcctatccaacaacgacaacaataataatgacaatgggcagaaaaaggtaaaaaatggcctccaggagcagtggattcatagtgcaggtactgagccccagctataaccctggaggcaaaaaaaaattaaattaaacctatttagaatattttttcaTCAAAACTTTGAGTGCTCACACTTTTTTCCCCTCAGCCTCACAGCAAAACTACTAGAGCTTCCTAGCACATCTGATGAGCCCCCTCAAACCTAGCCCTGTGACCCAGGAAGCAGAACCAGCAATCCCCTTCCAAGCCCCAGGGAACAGACCTGGTGGAGGTCTGTTCAGTAGAGAACTTGGAACATTATCCCTGCCCTGGGCCTGTGGACTCCTAAGACACAGTGAAGGTTCCCAAATGCAGGCTAGCATCTGCTGCATGGGAAGAAGTGGACACCACTTCCAGATTCTGAGAAGCACACTGGGAAAACATTAGTGTCGCCACGTGGAAAATGCTGCCTTAAAGTGTGAGTGACATGTCCTTCCGTGACCCTGATGTCCATGCACCTGCTcaaaacagagaaaaatccacTGTTTGTGACTTTAAGCAATGATGGCTGCTGTGGAAGCAAAGACACCTTTGAATTTCCAGATCTTGAATTCTTGACTAAATAGCAACGACAGAGACCAGGGCAATAGCTGTTGGCTCAAGGGGTGTGGGCAGACCTCATAAGGGCAGCATGCAGGTGTTTAGGGGAAACTATAGGAATTTCTTTGTATCTAGACAAGGATGGTGGTGGTATAAAATTGTGCATGTATTGAAATTTAAGTCTACATGCACATAGACAATCTGACTGTAGGTTAATTAAGCCTGGGTTTTTCAGCTTCAAAAATCTCCACCCCAAGGATACACTAATACAGCATAATATGAAAAGTTGAAGCAAGCTAACCTACCCACCCACAGGACTGGACAGTTCCCCCATGTTGGAGCCGGTAAAGGGAGAAATccaagagacaggcagggagcacAGTTCTGGTGGATTCTGAGAAGCATTCCCTTCTGAGAAGTGCCCTTACCACTGCACAACAGCTTCAGAATCAGGGGCTGAGGGACACCACAGAAAGCCCAGTTAGATGAGTCAGGTAGGAGAGCACTGAATATCTGTGTTCCCTCAGACCTAAAGGAGTGGGACCATGCCCCATGGAGAGATGGTTAGCAgcgcggggggaggggggcatcTTGGAGTAAGTGAGGTGGGACTGCACCTCTCACCACAAACACGAACCTAAGACTCAAGGAATTGAATAAAAGCAGGAAAGtctgtgggttttttgttttttataaaatagaaacattgacaagaccttaggataagagggtacatatccacacattgcccacccccagagctccatatctaatcccctcccttgatagcttccctattctttatccatctgagagtatagacccaagatctttgtgaggtgcagaagatggaaggtctggcttctgtaactgcttctcttcttaacatgggcattggcaggttgaaagTCTGTGGTTTTTAGTAAGGAGGTAGAAAGGAGATACTAAATGCAAAAGGAGAGGCTCTCCTTTGGATAATCAGGATATTTGGATAATCAGGGTGGAGAGGGAAGATGGTATAGAATAACCACTGCACTTCAGGTCAGAACCTGAGCCCAGCAGCCTCCTTCAGCTGCCTGGCCCAGAAGAGAGCCTGAAGGAAAATGGAGGTGCTTCTGTGTCTAGCAAAGCAGCATTTGAAGTGGTGGTTAATGTTTAAGGCCATATCAGCCTGAATGCATGATCTTGTCTGAAATGATGACTAAGTGACTGAAACATACAAGATGAATATGTGAAAATATACAATTGTATTGTGAAAGCTCACACCAGCTCCCCAGACATgatccctgtagctctgagacAGATTTTGctcttgcattttatttattttatttgatcattttatgagacagagaagcagggaggcagagagagaaaatacaaggccacagcaccaaagattccttcaataCACTGTTCACTGGGCTAAAGCATGGGTCAAGTGGGTCAAGTgcgtgacaaagcagcacactatccagtgagctattttgcttgccCATTCTCTCCAATTTGTAGATGAGACTAAAGCTCAAGGTGTTGGGGTGACTTATTTGGGAccacaggaattgaacctggaagatGTGCCATAGCCCCCCCCCTTCTGCCATGCACATATACACCCTCCTGGCTTCAAATCAGGCACTGTCATCTGTCCAATCAGTGACCACACAAACCTGAATCTGCCTCTCGAACTtatctgcctcagtttcctcacaaAGATAGTAGCAGTCTGACCTAAACCACAAGAGTTATAGCaagataacagtaacaacaagaaggGAGCCCCTCGAAGATGACTGACAGCCCACGAGCTAGGTGTCAAGTGCATGTTTGCAGGGATCACTGGGTTCGATGTCCTGTCTGGCCCACTGGGGCAGCAGTCAAGACCCTTCAAGGACAGTTCTCATGAAGGCCAGGCAGAAAGGGAGTCAGCCTGGCTCTCTGATTACAGGACCCCCTGACACAGGGGCATGTCTGGACTCCACAAGCATCACTTGTGTCCCTAGGAAGGAGTCGCCCTCCCAAACCTCTCATCAAACCTCAACCACTTCTGATGAAAAAAACACGCCCTGTGTGAGAACACTTGGCACATAGTAAGTGTTCCCACAACTGTGCACATTCCCTCCGTGCTTCTGCTCACAGAGTGGTTTGCCTCCCAGGGATACTCTCATGGGGCTGAGACCTGACCTCACTGAGCCTCAGTCTCTTCATCTGTGACATAGATTCTGGTGTCCCAGTGGGTGGGGACAAATACCTAATCCTTcactggggaggggggaagagtcaGGATGAAAGCAGGATGTAGCAGGACCCTTCAGGTTGGGAGCCTGGCATGGCTTTTCCAGGTGATAAAAGTGGCatttccagaccttccaccttcttcatcccacaatgaccttgggtccatactcccagagggataaaaaataggaaagctattgggaggggatggggtacagagatctggtagtgggtattgtgtggagttgtacccctcttatcctatggttttgttaatgtctcctttcaaaataaatttttaaaagtggcaTTTCACCAGAGTGTCACACTCATGGGTATGAGAATGGGTATGTACACAATGTCATGTCCCCGCATAGGGATTCAGAGAAAAGTGGAGCTGGGGTGCCTCAGGACCATGGTCACTGACCCATCACTTTGCATTCTAAGTGTCATTGTAATGTGGGGGTGCTCATCCCTTCCCACACAGGGCTTTAAGGAATTGTGAGGTGCTGCCTATGAAAACAAGGCAGAAACTAGCACTCAGCAAGGTCTTGGGTACTTGTCCCcattgggcctcagtttcctcctctacAAAGTAGAAATAGCATCCTCCCTCTCCCCATAGTGAACAGAGGAAACTCAGCCCCAGCACATGACTATCCTGCAAGTGAGACTCAGAAGACAGAACAGAAGAGGTGCCCAGACCCAGGAAAGCAGAGGTAGGTTGGCTCTTCAGACTGTTGGAAGCAAGAGTACTCCAACTGAAGAGAAGGAGCTGGAGCAGGAGAAGAAAGGCATTTGGCAATAAGACAGAGGGCCCTGCCAGGCTTCGGCTGACTCTGTCTTTGGGTGTACCAGCCTGACCTTCCGAGCCACCCTGAGTTTGCCTACAAACCCCACCCCCTAAGCCTCTCTCACCAAACTGTGAAGTCTTGAGTAACATCCCCatctcaggtgtttctctgtttaacTTATGATCAAATGACATAAATGCCCCATCTTCTAATATGATTTGCAATTATTTGCTTTGGAGAGCCCTGAAAGATGCACCCAGGTTGCAGAATTCTAAGTACTCTAGGAACCCCTCATCCGATCACATTTCCTGATCCACGCACTATAAAAGAGGCTGCTTGCTGGCAGAtgcgagaggagaggaaagaggacacctgggctgcttggACCTCTGAAACTCAGGTGAGACCTGCCACTCTGTACCCACTCCTTCATCTAGGGACAGTGGTGCCAGGCTTTTTGCTGTGGGGTAGGTGCTGGTCCCCTCACTAAGGATGACTCAATAGAGAATCAGGGCTGCAGacttgggggaggagggggcataGAGTAGCCATTCAGTCCCAAGAGACTAGTAACAGTGATGCAGAAATATTtccaggggggcaggcagtggcacacctggttgactgctcacattacagtgtgtaaggacacaggttcaagccccaagtccccacctgcagggggcaagcttcataggtgatgaaacagtgttgcaggtatttatgtgcctctctctccctacttccccctttcctctcagcttctttttgtctctctccaaaataaattatatatatagatagatatagatatagatatagatatagatatagatatagatatatagatatatctcCAGCAGGGAATCTGACAGCAATGGGAGCACAGGGTGAAAGTGTACACTGCTGAAATTCCAGATCAGCTTCTCTTCCTCATGGGTGTGTTGTTCCTATTCTATACCAAAAACTCTATGCCAGAGCTTTAACTTGAGGCTGCCATATGAATTCAGACCACCAAACACTCTAAGAACACTCCCATTACGTACATTTAGGTGTACTTCTCTGAGACTAGGCCCCTTAACTTCCAATGGATTCTTAAAAGCTCCAATTCCCAAAGGACTCAGAGTCCCTGATAAAAGTTTGCTGCCATTGGGAGGCCACAAATGGATCTTTGGGCCAAAAATTTCTCAATTCCAGGCAGTCATATTTGGTTGAATCAACTTATTGATGGAAATTTGCCCAGAGCAACCAAGAATTTCCAAAGTATTGATACCAACTCCAGCTTTGAATACTATTACAACTACCAAATAGGTCCAAGAGAGGTTTGGTGTCATCTAGAGAGTGGGGGACAGCCTGTGGAAGAAGAGGCAGCAGAGCTGTGGGGCTGCCCACAGCTCTCTCCAGGACAACTCAGTGGAGAACAAAAAGggatatgagagaaagagaaaatgagcagACACTTCCCTCAAGTCTTAGCTCTGCTATTAGTTTGTTGTGTGGCCTTCGACAAGCCACTACCTTTCTGTCGCCCCTGACTTTCCTGGGATTTTGAGTGACCTCAAGATTGCCTCAAACTAGTCTAGGTAGGGTGGTGGCTAAAACTGGGGGATCTCTGATCCCTCTGTCACTTGACAAGTCTTCCTGAAACCATCACAAGCTGAAAGCAGAACAGAGGGCTTAATGGGGATAGTGGCAAAGCATTTCAGCCATCAGACGCCAGCATGATCAAGTTTTTTCAATTAAACTAAATGTAGAGTCAATTGGGGGAACTCTGAGGTCagttactttcatttttatttatttttacttgtttacttttttatgagagagaaaaagagtggggGGATgatgagatggagggggagagggaaagataaccaAATTTTCAGTCTGGCATATATGACGTTAGGAtgcaactcagaacctcatacttaaAAGTACGgctctttatccactgcgccacctcccaggtcatgaGGTCAGCTACTTTCAAAAGAGGGCTCTGCATCAGACAGACGTGGCTTCAAATCCCACCTACATTGTGGACTTGCCTCCTTGGGGGAAATTACCTAAACTCACTGCCCCCCATTtcctcacctggacagtgcacctCAAGGTGTGCAAAGGTGAACTTATGAGCACAGGGAGAAGCCCCCAGTCTGGCACTGGCACACAGGGAATGCTGGGGTATTGGTGGAGTGTCGGTTTTACCCCGGCAtcctgagaggaagggagagagatacttggGTTCCTCCAGGGTGTCCATGCCATGGGGACCATCCTTCCTCCACAGGCAGCAAGAGAGATGTTTCAAATTGGGGTCGTCCTTGTCTTCTGTGGGCTGCTGGCACAGACCTCAGCGCTACCACAGGTCTTACCACTGGGCCTGGGCCCAAGCCTCCTGCccttgcctgagactccaggtcTGCCTGCAAACCCCACAGACATTGCtggaagcttgacaagtggtaagTGAAAGTCTGTGACAaattctttcagaaaaaaaatgtatttatgaaaggagcaattatgtataaatgtagacagatagttgtagagatgatggttggcccatgtctacctTAGGGGTATTGtcgtggcttgcagtggggagactgaagattcagtgaGGATTTATACTcccgttgacatgtaattttctaaaaacaatattaaatcactaataatttttttaaaaaaagaaaagtgtgtgtgtgtgtgtgtgtgtgtgtgtgtgtgtgtgtgtgtgtgtgtgtgtgtatgttcacaCATTTCTCTAAAGAGGGAGGTGAGGAGagataaaagaggagaaaggTCAAGGATCTAGTTGTGTTAGGTCTGACCATCAAAGCCCCTATCTCATTTCCAGCTCTCACCAATGGCCTGCTCTCTGGTGGTCTGCTGGGATCTCTAGAGAACCTTCCACTCTTGGACATCTTGAAGAATGGAGGAGGCCCTTCTGACAACCTTCTTGGTGGTCTGCTTGGAAAAGTGACTTCTGACCTTCCTCTCTTGAACAACATCATTGAGTGAGTATTCCTCACTCGAGGGCTTTGCCCCCACCAGGAGACTCTCAGTAGAAGTCTGACATCTAGGCAGCAACCCTGAGGAAGGAAAGGAGTGGCCCACACACAGGATCAGAACTCAGTTCTGAGATGGTTCTCACAGCCTGACCGGGAACACCAGCCCTCTTGTGCCAGTAGTTGTCCTCAGAACCACACAGACCCAGTATCATTCACAGTCCTTGGGACAACCCTCTAAGGTTAATTTACTCGTCTCCAGTttatagaggcaaagagagaggagcCTGTGCTCACACTAGAATGAGGAATCCAGTTGAATTTACTTCATTCCAAAACCAAGACTGTTCCCATTACTCAATGGAAATTTTTTTCTCACCTTTAGAACACAgggaactggggctgggtggtggcacacctggttgagtgcacatgttacagtgcacaaagacccaggttcaagcccccagtccccacctgtagggggaaagcttcacaagtggtaaagcagggcttcaagtgtctctgtgtctccctatctccccctttctctcaatttctggctgtctctatccaaaaaataaataaaaatttaagaaaaaaagaacgcAGGGAACCTTTCATATCAGCAAACGTGTATACGTGAATTCCCTTGTGATACTATCAGTGTGACCAAAACAACGTGATGTCCATGGAATGACCTAACACAGCATTTCACATGACAGAGCTGACTGACAGCTGTCTGACTGAGAAGCAGTCATGGAAGATACATGTCAGTGAGTCAGCACACCATGGACCTGTGGTAGGGTCAGGTCAACACCATTTCCAAGATGCTTCCCACCTAAGTTCTTGCCCAGGACATAGGGACACATAGGCGGCCTTGAGGCTGACTTCCAAGTGCACCTTGTACTTGCTGAGTGACATGGGCCAGGACCCTCAGTCTCTGGGCTTAGCTTCTTCATCTGAGAAGTAGAGATTATGGTAGCCACAGGGAAAAGCTTGGGGGAGTACTAAAGAAGATTAAAATCCCCCAATTGCCCCAGAAAAGAGGTtcacttctctcctcttcccattCTCCTTGACTGTTGGCTCCTCCATCTCCATGAAGCACATTGCTGATTCACCTGCCATTGAAGAGCTTAACTGGATGTGTATAACTACGCACAGATGTTTGTGAAGGATTTACTCCAGCTGTCTACAAGATATCATTCACTCTCCCTTTACTATTCACCCATTCATAGGCCCATCCTCCCTCCACCTACTCTCTATCTCATGCGTCCACTCACATGTCCATCTGCCCAGTTTGTATTAATCCACAGAGTCAACCAATTTTGAGTAATCCCTTTCTTTGTAAGACTTTGAGTTACCATACAGGATGTGACTATAGTCTAGACACAGCCTCTTTCCTGAAGGTGAGATGCTGGAGATGAGGAGAGGGCATGGGTGTATCAGGACCTGAGCCAGAGCAGAGTGTGACTCAGACCCCATGTGGTTCTCACTGTAAGACCCTTTCCTGTCCCCCATCCCTCGTCATGGGTGGCTTCACCTCTGAGATGGGCAAGATTGGGCTGAAGGTCATTTCCAGGTTTGCAGTCTAAAGGAGCTAATATTTCTCCCTCTTGTGTTGTTTTGTGGATAGTTTGAAGATCACTGATGCTCACCTGCTGGAACTCGGCCTGGGGCAGAGCCCTGATGGCCATCGTCTTTATGTCACCATTCCTCTAGGCCTGACCCTCAATGTTAAAACGTGAGTAACTTCATAGGGGCTGGGAGAGTGACCAAAGGGGAGTCTGGTGGCCACCAGTAGCCAGTAAGTACTTGGAGCCTCACAGACAGGACTTGCTAGTTACAGCTCATTGCTGCTATGCTGAGTGATATTGGGTCACTTTGTAAATTCTAATTAGCTATTTAagcctttgtttctttattaggaTGTAAGATGTTTACAATTGCAGGCAAGATAGAGTGAGGTGAGGGTGGCTTTCCTGGAAAAAGGAAAAGTCTCCTCTGTCTTGGAATGTGGTCAATTCTTATGCATGAGCTATCTCCTCTCCAGGCCCTTGGTTGGAAGTCTATTAAAGCTGGCTGTGAAGTTGAACATCACTGCAGAACTCATAGCTGTGAAGAATGAGCAGGGCAAACTGCACCTGGTCCTTGGCGACTGCACCCACTCCCCTGGCAGCCTGCAAATCTCCATACTTGAAGGGTGAGGCCAAAGGGGTGGCCTATCCTGGCCAGTGTCTATAGAGTGAGCTAACAGGTGGTGGTTCTGAAGATAAACCAATGAGAAGGT
Proteins encoded in this window:
- the BPIFA1 gene encoding BPI fold-containing family A member 1, with translation MFQIGVVLVFCGLLAQTSALPQVLPLGLGPSLLPLPETPGLPANPTDIAGSLTSALTNGLLSGGLLGSLENLPLLDILKNGGGPSDNLLGGLLGKVTSDLPLLNNIIDLKITDAHLLELGLGQSPDGHRLYVTIPLGLTLNVKTPLVGSLLKLAVKLNITAELIAVKNEQGKLHLVLGDCTHSPGSLQISILEGLGPLPIQGLLDSLTGVLNNVLPDLVQGKVCPLVNDVLSKLDFTLAHSVIDLLIHGLEFVIKV